Proteins found in one Streptococcus anginosus subsp. whileyi MAS624 genomic segment:
- a CDS encoding amino acid permease — MSEKNSENNKNKMERGLKNRHVQIIAIAGTIGTGLFLGAGRSISLTGPSIILIYMLTGIFMYLMMRAIGEMLYYDPDQHTFINFITKYLGNGWGYFSGWSYWISLIFIGMAEITAVAQYVQFWFPTWPAWLIQIVFLAVLSMVNLIAVRVFGEVEFWFAMVKIVAIIALIVTAIFMVLTGFKTPNGVASISNISQNFQLFPNGFMSFVMGFQMVFFAYQAIEFIGITTSETANPRQVLPKAIKEIPLRIVLFYGGSLLAIMAIIPWRDLATTDSPFVIVFKLAGLKWAAALINFVVLTSAASALNSTLYSTGRHLYQIAHDSPNRFLNGIGAGKLSRQNVPQNAILTSAVVIALAAFIQVLPGVSDSFALITASSSGVYIAIYALTMIAHLKYRKSKEFMADGYLMPAYKFLNPLTLLFFAFVFITLFLQKSTVVGAIGSAIWILIFGIYSQLKFKDK, encoded by the coding sequence ATGAGTGAAAAGAATTCTGAAAATAATAAGAATAAAATGGAACGTGGCTTAAAAAATCGTCATGTCCAAATCATTGCTATTGCTGGGACAATTGGAACGGGTCTCTTTTTAGGAGCAGGACGTTCGATTAGTCTGACAGGGCCGTCAATTATTCTCATTTACATGCTCACAGGCATCTTTATGTATTTGATGATGCGGGCGATTGGAGAGATGTTGTATTATGATCCAGACCAGCACACATTTATCAACTTCATTACCAAGTATCTTGGGAATGGCTGGGGCTATTTTTCCGGTTGGTCCTATTGGATTTCTCTCATTTTTATCGGTATGGCAGAAATCACGGCAGTTGCACAATATGTCCAATTTTGGTTTCCGACTTGGCCGGCATGGCTGATTCAAATCGTCTTCCTTGCTGTTTTGAGTATGGTCAATCTGATTGCAGTCCGAGTTTTTGGTGAAGTTGAATTTTGGTTTGCCATGGTCAAGATTGTAGCGATTATTGCTTTGATTGTGACAGCGATTTTTATGGTGTTGACAGGCTTTAAAACGCCCAATGGTGTAGCCAGCATCAGCAATATCAGTCAAAATTTCCAATTATTTCCTAATGGTTTTATGAGTTTTGTCATGGGCTTTCAAATGGTCTTCTTTGCTTATCAAGCTATTGAATTTATTGGAATCACAACGTCTGAAACGGCAAATCCTCGGCAGGTATTGCCAAAGGCTATTAAAGAAATCCCCTTGCGGATCGTTCTTTTCTACGGTGGCTCTTTGCTTGCAATTATGGCGATTATCCCTTGGCGGGATTTGGCAACCACAGATTCCCCCTTTGTGATTGTTTTCAAGTTAGCAGGTCTCAAATGGGCTGCAGCTTTGATTAACTTTGTCGTATTGACTTCAGCTGCTTCAGCTTTAAACTCTACCTTGTATTCAACTGGGCGTCATTTGTATCAAATTGCACATGATTCACCTAATCGCTTTTTGAATGGAATCGGTGCTGGGAAATTATCCAGACAAAATGTTCCGCAAAACGCTATTTTGACCTCAGCGGTAGTGATTGCATTAGCTGCTTTTATTCAGGTGTTACCAGGAGTATCAGACTCCTTTGCTTTGATTACTGCTTCTTCATCAGGAGTTTATATTGCTATCTATGCACTCACTATGATTGCTCACCTGAAATACAGAAAATCAAAAGAATTTATGGCAGATGGCTATCTAATGCCAGCCTATAAGTTTCTCAATCCTCTTACTTTGCTCTTCTTTGCCTTTGTATTTATAACCCTCTTTTTACAAAAATCAACCGTTGTAGGAGCAATCGGTTCAGCTATTTGGATACTTATATTTGGTATCTATAGCCAATTGAAATTTAAAGATAAATAA